In a genomic window of Gossypium arboreum isolate Shixiya-1 chromosome 9, ASM2569848v2, whole genome shotgun sequence:
- the LOC128280403 gene encoding probable leucine-rich repeat receptor-like protein kinase At1g35710 yields MLLLNLYTMIKLSELNMFSSLTISVILGVLWATILLSFATMMLAADQSPYESEAKALIRSGWWISYSNDTPQHCKWAGISCNSAGSITKINISDAPNIEVGDRFGKLNFSSFPNLVLLDLSHCPLGGKIPHQIGYLSALKHLDLSFCALSGKLPLSLGNLTQLEYLDISYNCNINGSIPPQLGNLVNLVSLNLGSNSLTGKIPSELGFLSNLAYLGLYSNKLFGPIPFPLYHMTDLEHLFIDNNYLERSIS; encoded by the coding sequence ATGCTACTACTGAACCTTTACACGATGATTAAGCTTAGCGAATTAAACATGTTCTCATCTTTAACCATTTCTGTTATTCTAGGGGTATTATGGGCTACCATCCTTCTTTCCTTTGCTACAATGATGTTGGCAGCAGACCAATCACCATATGAGTCCGAAGCCAAAGCGTTGATAAGGAGTGGTTGGTGGATTAGCTATAGCAATGATACTCCACAACATTGCAAGTGGGCAGGTATATCATGTAATAGTGCTGGAAGCATCACCAAAATTAACATTTCTGATGCGCCCAATATTGAGGTTGGAGATAGATTTGGGAAGTTGAATTTCTCTTCATTTCCAAATCTTGTCCTTCTTGATCTTAGTCATTGTCCACTTGGTGGAAAAATTCCGCATCAGATAGGATATCTATCAGCATTGAAGCACCTTGACTTGTCCTTTTGTGCTTTATCCGGTAAGTTACCTCTTTCTCTAGGAAACCTAACCCAATTAGAGTACCTTGACATTTCCTATAATTGTAATATTAATGGTTCCATCCCTCCACAACTAGGAAATCTAGTGAACCTTGTCAGTTTAAACTTGGGTTCCAACAGTCTTACTGGGAAGATTCCTTCTGAATTaggatttttatcaaatttggcTTATTTGGGTCTTTATAGCAACAAGCTTTTTGGTCCAATACCATTTCCCTTGTACCATATGACAGATTTGGAACATCTGTTCATTGATAATAACTACCTTGAAAGATCGATCtcttaa